The following coding sequences are from one Schizosaccharomyces osmophilus chromosome 1, complete sequence window:
- the rpn15 gene encoding multifunctional proteasome assembly, lid subcomplex subunit Rpn15/Dss1: MSRTVLPSLENLEDDDEFEDFATENWPMKDTELDTGDDTLWENNWDDEDVGDDDFSAQLQAELKKKAVTTN; encoded by the exons ATGTCGCGCACCGTATTGCCAAGCTTAGAAA ATTtggaagatgatgatgaatttgaagatttcGCTACAGAAA ACTGGCCTATGAAAGATACAGAACTCGACACTGGCGATGATACCCTGTGGGAGAACAATTGGGATGATGAGGACGTTGGCgatgatgatttttctgCTCAGCTTCAAGctgaattaaaaaagaaggcaGTCACTACGAATTAA
- a CDS encoding Maf-like protein, nucleoside-triphosphate diphosphatase, ASMTL-like protein: MDGLPPSYESHFTLDTPVHQKLKDKRVILASGSPRRKELFRQMGFSNIEVSVSGFPENLSKSAYVTPWEYAADTSSQKALAVYQSLAAEEDSPDVVVAADTVLILDSEIIEKPADPKNHLSILKKLRDSRDPHKIFTAVTVIVPMDVPIHPGYVMKTHLEETQVKFDPSLTNEFLEAYVRCGEGLDKAGGYGIQGFGALLVESIQGDYTNIVGLPLRATYRLLEEALDQGNAENY, from the exons atgGACGGTCTTCCACCTTCTTATGAATCTCATTTCACTCTGGATACACCTGTTCATCAAAAGTTGAAGGACAAGCGTGTTATTCTCGCCTCTGGTTCTCCTCGCAGAAAGGAACTCTTCCGCCAAATG GGTTTCTCTAATATAGAAGTATCCGTATCTGGATTCCCCGAGAATTTGAGTAAATCTGCGTACGTTACTCCTTGGGAATACGCTGCCGATACTTCTTCTCAAAAGGCTTTAGCTGTCTATCAAAGCTTG GCTGCCGAAGAAGATTCCCCAGATGTTGTTGTCGCTGCAGATACCGTGTTGATTTTGGATAGCgaaattattgaaaagcCTGCTgatccaaaaaatcatttgtCCATTCTCAAAAAGCTTCGAGACTCCAGAGATCCACACAAAATATTTACTGCCGTCACCGTGATTGTGCCCATGGATGTCCCCATTCATCCCGGCTACGTTATGAAAACTCATTTGGAGGAAACTCAAGTGAAGTTTGATCCTTCTCTTACCAATGAATTTCTGGAAGCCTACGTTCGTTGCGGCGAGGGTCTTGATAAGGCTGGTGGCTATGGTATTCAG GGATTTGGTGCTCTTTTGGTAGAATCCATTCAAGGTGATTATACCAATATTGTTGGACTTCCTTTGCGTGCTACATACCgtcttttggaagaagcaCTTGACCAAGGAAATGCAGAGAATTACTAA
- the rnp24 gene encoding RNA-binding protein Rnp24, with translation MSASEEEIEKRTVKEETKKKDSENEEEIEIDVSKPVPPSKKLMRKLRKAGKIDKEGNWTPEALEEAKKKEEKRLKKIDVKYGSGAGEEEKEESKRSPWGVWIGNLSFLTSPAILKEFLVRETKETVEENEENPFQFTSENIKRIHMPMSKEHRNQNKGFAYIDFDSEEALRAALQCTERPLNGRNVLIKSSNDYQGRPPKSAMPSKTIARQQSRNPPSPVIFVGNLPFDATEDLLREHFGQAGGIRRVRLMTFEDSGKCKGFGFVDFHDVETSMKAMARSHESWRLEYGEDRSKRTRKAPDSVARTDDHSAKRRKNVDARDIRPGASLANAPRGSMGIKESTGKKITFD, from the coding sequence ATGAGTGCctcagaagaagaaattgaaaaacgCACCGtcaaggaagaaaccaagaaaaaagattcagagaatgaagaagagattGAAATTGACGTTTCGAAGCCGGTTCCTCCTTCGAAAAAGTTGATGCGTAAACTTCGTAAAGCTGGCAAAATCGACAAGGAAGGGAATTGGACACCGGAAGCGTTAGAAGAAgccaagaaaaaggaagaaaagagattgaaaaagattgatGTGAAATATGGATCCGGCGCtggagaagaagaaaaagaagagagcAAACGGTCGCCATGGGGAGTTTGGATCGGTAATTTGAGTTTTCTTACGAGCCCTGCTATTTTGAAAGAGTTTCTCGTTCGAGAGACGAAAGAAACTGTAGAGGAAAACGAGGAGAATCCATTTCAGTTTACTTCGGAAAACATCAAGCGGATTCATATGCCTATGTCCAAAGAACATCGAAACCAAAACAAGGGATTTGCCTACATCGACTTTGATTCGGAAGAAGCTCTTAGGGCAGCATTGCAGTGCACGGAAAGACCTTTGAATGGAAGGAACGTTTTGATTAAATCCAGTAATGACTATCAAGGCCGACCTCCGAAATCGGCCATGCCTTCCAAAACCATCGCCAGACAGCAGTCTAGGAATCCTCCCTCCCCCGTTATTTTCGTCGgaaatcttccttttgatGCTACGGAAGATTTGTTAAGAGAGCATTTTGGACAAGCCGGTGGCATTCGACGCGTGCGTCTGATGACCTTTGAAGATTCCGGAAAGTGCAAGGGATTCGGATTTGTTGATTTCCATGATGTAGAGACGTCTATGAAGGCAATGGCAAGGAGCCATGAAAGCTGGCGTCTTGAATACGGTGAAGATAGATCAAAGCGCACCCGTAAGGCACCTGATTCTGTTGCTCGTACCGACGATCATTCAGCAAAACGTAGAAAGAACGTTGATGCCCGTGACATTCGTCCAGGAGCTTCCTTGGCCAATGCTCCACGTGGCTCTATGGGCATTAAAGAGTCTACGGGTAAAAAGATTACTTTTGACTAA
- a CDS encoding mitochondrial Mpv17/PMP22 family protein 1 produces the protein MFARLTSRYNALFNRAPISTMCFTAGTLGGLSDVLAQGITYYQAKKKAPIGLTEEVVRSSSGIPNLARILQFVSFGFAISPLQFKWLKFLSMRFPVEKGVSNVVIRVLLDQAIFAPFGTAFFYSWMTITEKGKGLNDVGNKLKNLFVPTLKANYVVWPFIQSINFYLMPLQFQMPFACLCALFWNTFLSLKNAGSAERERQEYELLQL, from the exons ATGTTTGCTCGTTTGACGTCTAGATACAATGCTCTCTTCAATAGAGCCCCAATCAGTACGATGTGCTTTACTGCTGGCACCCTAGGTGGCCTTTCAGATGTCCTTGCGCAAGGAATCACTTATTAccaagcaaagaaaaaagcgcCTATAGGCTTAACCGAGGAAGTA GTTCGTTCTTCTTCAGGGATCCCAAACCTTGCTCGCATTCTTCaattcgtttcttttg GTTTTGCTATTTCTCCTTTGCAATTCAAATGGCTAAAGTTTCTGTCCATGAGATTTCCTGTGGAAAAAGGCGTTAGCAATGTCGTTATTCGTGTTTTGCTAGATCAAGCTATTTTTGCTCCTTTTGGTACTgcctttttctattcttgGATG ACTATTActgagaaaggaaaaggacTCAACGATGTTGGTAACAAGCTGAAGAATTTGTTTGTCCCGACTCTTAAG GCAAACTATGTTGTTTGGCCTTTTATCCAATcaattaatttttatttaatgcCATTGCAATTTCAAATGCCCTTTGCTTGCCTATGTGCTTTGTTCTG GAACACATTTCTGAGCCTGAAAAATGCTGGATCAGCAGAAAGAGAGCGACAGGAATATGAGTTGCTTCAATTATAA
- the rad2 gene encoding FEN-1 endonuclease Rad2 produces MGIKGLSQVLADNASSSVKHNDIKNYFGRKVAIDASMSLYQFLIQVRGQDGQQLMNEQGETTSHLMGMFYRTLRIVDNGIKPCFVFDGKPPTLKSGELAKRFARHQKAREDQEEAKEVGTAEMVDRFAKRTVKVTRQHNEEAKHLLDLMGIPYVNAPCEAEAQCAELAKSGKVYAAASEDMDTLCFRAPILLRHLTFSEQRKEPISEYYFDKAIEGLNMPVEQFVDLCILLGCDYCDPIRGVGPARAIELIRQYGSLEKFVKEADRTKFPIPEDWPYDDARRLFLEAEVIPGDQMDLKWKTPDKEGIIKFLVTEKGFNEDRVRLGISRLEKASKTVPQGRLDSFFKPVPSSPKKPAETGKGASGKRKRDTKATGGNKKR; encoded by the exons ATGGGAATTAAAG GTCTTTCTCAGGTGTTGGCGGATAATGCTAGTTCAAGTGTGAAACATAATGATATTAAAAACTACTTTGGTAGAAAGGTAGCTATTGATGC GTCTATGAGTCTGTATCAGTTTCTTATCCAAGTCCGTGGACAGGATGGCCAACAATTAATGAACGAGCAGGGAGAGACTACTAGTCACTTGATGGGAATGTTTTATCGGACATTACGAATCGTTGATAATGGTATTAAGCCTTGCTTTGTGTTTGATGGAAAGCCACCGACTTTAAAGTCAGGCGAACTGGCAAAGCGATTTGCTCGTCATCAAAAGGCCAGAGAAGACCAggaagaagcaaaggaaGTCGGAACTGCTGAAATGGTGGATCGATTTGCTAAACGAACAGTAAAGGTCACACGCCAACACAATGAAGAAGCCAAACATTTACTTGACCTGATGGGGATTCCGTATGTAAATGCCCCCTGCGAAGCTGAAGCACAGTGTGCGGAATTAGCAAAATCAGGAAAAGTTTATGCTGCTGCTTCCGAAGATATGGACACTTTATGTTTTCGGGCTCCAATTCTGCTCCGTCATCTTACCTTTAGCgagcaaagaaaggaacCTATCAGTGAATACTATTTTGACAAGGCCATAGAAGGGTTGAACATGCCAGTGGAGCAATTTGTCGACTTGTGCATTTTGTTAGGTTGTGATTATTGTGATCCAATTCGCGGTGTTGGACCAGCAAGAGCCATAGAGCTAATTCGTCAATATGGAAGCCTTGAAAAATTTGTCAAAGAGGCAGACCGAACGAAGTTTCCTATTCCAGAAGACTGGCCGTATGATGATGCACGCAGGTTGTTCTTGGAAGCGGAAGTTATTCCAGGAGATCAAATGGatttgaaatggaaaacaCCTGACAAGGAAGGTATAATCAAGTTTCTTGTGACCGAAAAAGGCTTTAATGAAGATCGTGTTCGATTAGGTATTTCTAGACTAGAAAAAGCATCAAAAACCGTACCACAGGGTCGCttggattctttcttcaagcCCGTACCTTCGAGTCCCAAAAAGCCTGCTGAAACTGGCAAAGGAGCAAGCGGAAAACGGAAACGTGACACGAAAGCTACTGGAGGCAACAAAAAGCGATAG
- the erv1 gene encoding mitochondrial Mia40-Erv1 disulfide relay system sulfhydryl oxidase subunit Erv1 — protein MFGKRYRDKETGIIYDENGKPCKSCNIFSSFQSATTGMKAEKKKEVPSSSDLSNRGMPESHTISKEVPDSVSFPRLPDVAELGRSTWTFLHAMAANYPKNPSTVEQTNMSSFLHNFSKFYPCWACAEDLRLWMARDGNAPKVETRESLCHWICEAHNDVNERLGKPVFNCDIWAKKASKMTDE, from the coding sequence atgtttggaaaaaggtacAGAGACAAAGAAACAGGTATTAtttatgatgaaaatggaaaacCATGCAAAAGCTGTAACATTTTTTCCTCATTTCAATCTGCTACAACTGGGATGaaagctgaaaaaaaaaaagaggttCCTTCTAGCTCAGATTTGTCAAATAGAGGTATGCCTGAGTCACATacaatatcaaaagaagtacCTGATTCCGTTTCATTTCCTAGATTACCAGATGTCGCTGAATTAGGCCGCAGTACTTGGACGTTTTTACATGCCATGGCTGCTAATTACCCAAAAAATCCCTCCACAGTGGAGCAAACCAATATGTCAAGCTTTTTGcataatttttccaaattctATCCTTGCTGGGCTTGCGCCGAAGATCTTAGACTTTGGATGGCTAGGGATGGAAATGCACCGAAAGTCGAAACTCGCGAGTCCTTGTGTCACTGGATATGTGAAGCCCATAATGATGTGAATGAGCGCTTAGGAAAGCCGGTATTTAACTGTGATATATGGGCTAaaaaagcttccaaaatGACAGATGAATAG
- the tps2 gene encoding trehalose-phosphate synthase Tps2: MHSEPQKNGAIPYQRVINVSRNFQLKASIEKGSREWSFQPRSSSAALYSAIASLGNTNSPWESIFVASPGAVQVTQNETMSSPAVVNVNSSSNVLSSQRRSPSFTVFSPADQASFYEKACQFYKERNIVSKIVPVWGKLSSKFAPGSIQDPSEFLNYASNVGSNRLLEGPTYADNVLWDVLHYRIPTIDGFQQQIWWKDFNKWTQYFADYVVSIYRPGDLILIHDYSLFLLPKLIRKRLPDANIVFFLHVPFCTSEIFRCLPKRAEILNGVLASNVIGFQTDSYARHFLSTCVNALGLEATSSSYIDTCDGFRAAILSSHVNIDVPHVYSICNKQSVQSKVAQLRHLYHQNMKVIVGRDRLDKVCGIIHKLRAFRQLLIKYPHWRKRVILIQITSSTVGNSNSDLEMQVENLVTQINSEYGSLDYVPIHHFHQLLSVEEYFALLSAADVACVSSIRDAMNTMALEFVACQKKNKGSLILSEFSGTAEVLVSASVVNPYDYAGFADTINECLRKNIKEREQKFSSLWMQATSQSSQQWIYKLISRSFNEIRSVKSRMTTPSLTISDIQKNYKEAKKRLFILDYDGTLIQAARNSLDAAPTDRVLRTLKRLVSDSRNIVWVLSGRSKAFMGDWMDDISELGLSSEHGSIIRPPMAGSWYNNTEKLDLSWKDTVRDIFQYYVERTQGSYIEEKRNSLSWCFQNANSTYCRFQSLECQANLEGLIRQYDIEISPGRFFLEVHPNYLNKGALVKRILKRTGRTDFIFCAGDDRTDENMFEVFLPMPFDYFIHSSLVGDDTDYIDPSLSDLEDKQSHHNNANSKITSYRVHIGLTDTSTLADYHLPSPKDLVDLLLSL, translated from the coding sequence ATGCATTCGGAGCCTCAAAAGAATGGTGCTATTCCTTATCAAAGAGTGATAAATGTTTCCCGAAATTTCCAGTTGAAGGCTTCCATCGAAAAAGGAAGTCGTGAATGGAGTTTCCAACCCCGTAGTAGCAGTGCCGCCTTGTACTCTGCTATAGCATCTCTAGGAAATACAAACTCTCCATGGGAAAGCATCTTTGTCGCCTCACCCGGTGCCGTTCAGGTTACTCAGAATGAAACCATGAGTTCGCCGGCGGTGGTGAATGTTAATTCATCTTCCAACGTATTGAGTTCTCAGCGTCGGTCTCCCTCCTTTACCGTCTTTAGCCCGGCCGATCAAGCAtctttttatgaaaaagccTGTCAATTCtacaaagaaaggaacATTGTTTCCAAAATCGTTCCTGTTTGGGGAAAGTTAAGTTCGAAATTTGCCCCTGGCTCTATACAGGATCCTTCTGAATTTCTAAATTACGCTTCGAACGTTGGCTCAAACCGTTTACTGGAAGGTCCAACGTATGCAGACAATGTGTTGTGGGATGTATTGCATTACCGAATCCCTACCATCGATGGCTTTCAGCAACAGATATGGTGGAAAGACTTTAATAAATGGACTCAATATTTTGCAGATTACGTCGTGTCAATTTATCGCCCAGGAGATTTGATACTTATCCACGACTATTCTTTGTTCTTGCTACCGAAACTAATTCGGAAACGGTTGCCTGATGCAAATATtgtctttttccttcatgTGCCCTTTTGCACTTCGGAAATTTTTCGATGCCTTCCTAAACGGGCTGAGATCTTGAATGGCGTTTTAGCTTCAAATGTGATTGGATTCCAAACTGACTCTTATGCACGACACTTTTTAAGCACGTGTGTCAACGCCCTTGGTTTGGAAGCCACATCTTCTTCGTACATCGACACTTGTGATGGTTTCCGTGCTGCCATTTTGTCGTCCCATGTAAACATTGATGTGCCGCACGTCTATTCGATATGCAATAAGCAATCTGTACAATCCAAAGTCGCCCAACTTCGCCATCTTTATCATCAAAATATGAAAGTTATAGTTGGTCGTGATAGACTGGACAAAGTTTGTGGTATCATACATAAGCTGCGGGCGTTTCGCCAACTTCTTATAAAGTATCCGCACTGGAGGAAACGAGTGATATTAATCCAAATCACCAGCTCTACTGTAGGAAACAGTAACTCTGATTTAGAGATGCAGGTCGAAAATCTTGTCACTCAAATCAACAGTGAATATGGTTCGCTAGATTACGTCCCCATTCATCACTTTCATCAGCTTTTAAGCGTTGAGGAATATTTTGCGTTGCTTAGTGCTGCCGACGTTGCTTGTGTTTCTTCCATACGGGATGCCATGAATACTATGGCTTTAGAATTTGTGGCTtgtcaaaagaaaaacaagggCTCACTTATTTTGAGCGAATTTTCCGGTACAGCAGAAGTATTGGTTTCTGCTAGCGTAGTAAACCCTTACGATTATGCTGGATTTGCTGATACTATCAATGAATGTTTaaggaaaaatataaaagagagagaacaaaagttttcttccttgtGGATGCAGGCAACCTCGCAATCGTCCCAGCAATGGATCTATAAGCTCATTAGCAGATCTTTCAATGAAATACGTTCTGTTAAAAGCCGAATGACCACTCCTTCTTTAACTATCTCTgatatacaaaaaaattataaagaagcaaaaaagcGGTTGTTTATTTTAGATTATGATGGCACGCTTATTCAAGCCGCTAGGAATTCTTTGGACGCAGCCCCGACGGATCGAGTCCTGCGTACCTTAAAGAGACTTGTCTCTGACAGTCGTAATATAGTTTGGGTTCTTTCTGGGCGATCAAAAGCGTTTATGGGAGACTGGATGGATGACATCTCAGAGTTGGGATTATCGTCCGAACATGGCAGCATTATACGTCCCCCTATGGCAGGCTCTTGGTATAACAATACAGAAAAACTAGACTTATCATGGAAAGACACTGTTCGTGATATATTCCAATATTACGTCGAACGGACTCAAGGGTCATacattgaagaaaaacgaaactCCTTATCATggtgttttcaaaatgcAAATTCAACGTACTGTAGATTTCAAAGTTTAGAATGTCAAGCAAATTTAGAAGGTCTTATAAGACAATACGACATTGAAATCAGCCCGGGAAGGTTCTTCCTTGAAGTACATCCTAATTATCTTAATAAAGGAGCTCTTGTCAAGCGAATCCTAAAACGAACGGGACGAACTGACTTTATCTTTTGCGCCGGTGATGATAGAACTGATGAGAACATGTTTGAAGTATTTTTACCAATGCCTTTTGATTACTTCATTCATTCAAGTTTGGTCGGTGATGATACCGATTATATTGATCCGTCTTTGTCAGATTTAGAAGACAAACAATCTCACCATAATAACGCGAATTCGAAAATTACTTCCTATCGCGTACATATTGGATTAACAGACACATCGACACTAGCGGATTATCACTTGCCGTCCCCGAAAGACCTAGTTGATCTTTTACTTTCCTTATAA
- the vps51 gene encoding GARP complex subunit Vps51, with product MSDKKRQALRNFYNLPVRTPSSSTVSTSRSVSNGSNVHSSEESTSKEIDPAFSNPDFDLNVYLRSLQHKLSPNEVLQRQKQLVSSIQELSGDHKSLVYNHYTHLLHASSAIESLSKDLNDLLPELQTFQEGQTDGPNMKSETLHRK from the coding sequence atgtcTGACAAAAAACGACAGGCTCTTCgtaatttttataatttacCTGTACGTACACCATCTTCATCTACCGTTTCGACGTCTAGATCCGTATCCAATGGCAGCAACGTTCATTCAAGTGAAGAATCgacttcaaaagaaatagatcCTGCTTTCTCAAATCCAGATTTCGACCTAAATGTTTACTTGAGGAGTCTTCAACATAAACTATCCCCTAACGAGGTTCTGCAACGCCAAAAGCAGCTGGTATCTTCCATCCAAGAGCTTTCAGGTGATCATAAGTCTTTGGTCTATAATCATTATACACACTTGCTGCATGCTAGCTCTGCCATTGAATCGCTCTCAAAAGATCTGAACGATTTGCTTCCCGAACTCCAAACATTTCAAGAAGGACAAACTGACGGTCCTAACATGAAATCCGAAACTCTTCATCGGAAATGA
- the chl1 gene encoding ATP-dependent DNA helicase Chl1 has translation MEFKGQIQEDEFHHPYKPYSIQLEFMRALYNAIENKKIGIFESPTGTGKSLSLLCASLTWLEKKGDLHMETDEAEERTSDSGSSKHAIPDWVIMQDQELQVDQAKSAHAYLEKRLEGVREKNRKEKFIQENSFRLQKDARKRATPADITNSSTTPLAKSSKIAPATDESLEEFVVSNDISLQDESEESAHALQKGYSSKVMDLLHRLLPEDEKLPTVQKIYFSSRTHSQLRQFVQEVQKLDTSKISTPIRVVSLASRKNLCINPKVQKLSPTSAVNEKCIELQGTSEKCPYMKDDTRIWDFRDEVLAEVMDIEDMVGLGQKMHVCPYYGAREAVNSSQIVTLPYPLLLQESARNSLNLPLKDNICIIDEAHNIIDAICSMHSSSISYKQVSMAEFQLEQYLNRFSKRLNGTNKMHVRQLMKVVGELKKFLEKNIKQNSTNRVLLISSMFVSQSSDQVNLHHLIEYLSVSKLARKVDGYSKFLSRSKENVLDEESHESEIKKREAKGNSEQEDKYTPVLMQLESFLSAIANPSPEGKLFYEAQDSSNAFLKYMLLDPSKHFQSLTDQCRSVTLAGGTMSPLDDFIELLFSESKSRIDEFSCGHIVPKENVLTLLLSKGPSQVPYEFSYQNRTREDLTRELGRTLVNFTSLVPDGVVVFFPSFSYLQFITDVWKNDGILERLQKKKPVFVESKDHSEKTLKLFDEYSEMVEAGHGGLLFCVIGGRLSEGINFSDRLGRAVVVVGMPFPNAHDIEWQTKVAYVEEKVRSKGRNAKQAAQLFYENTCLRAVNQSIGRAIRHQRDYACILLLDHRYNRPSIRSKLPGWLQEHLEVPSQFGHAIRQVSMFFRTKRQTKE, from the exons ATGGAATTTAAAGGtcaaattcaagaagatgaatttcATCATCCTTATAAGCCTTATTCCATTCAACTAGAATTTATGCGGGCTTTATACAATGCgattgaaaacaaaaagattgGAATCTTTGAATCTCCAACCGGCACTGGTAAAAGTCTTAGCTTACTATGTGCATCGTTGACGTGGTTAGAGAAAAAGGGAGATTTGCATATGGAAACGgatgaagctgaagaaagaacaagCGATTCTGGTTCTTCGAAGCATGCCATTCCTGACTGGGTGATTATGCAGGATCAAGAGTTGCAGGTAGACCAGGCTAAAAGCGCACATGCATATTTGGAGAAGCGACTCGAAGGGGTCCGCGAGAAGaatcgaaaagaaaagtttattCAGGAAAATAGCTTCAGACTCCAAAAGGATGCTCGTAAGAGAGCTACACCCGCCGATATCACGAATTCCTCAACAACCCCTTTAGCAAAGTCAAGCAAGATTGCTCCGGCAACTGATGAGTCGTTAGAGGAATTTGTGGTTTCCAATGATATTTCTCTTCAAGATGAGAGTGAAGAGTCAGCTCATGCTTTGCAGAAAGGCTACAGCTCCAAAGTAATGGATCTACTTCATCGTTTACTTccagaagatgaaaaactACCAACTGTTCAAAAG ATTTACTTCTCTTCGAGAACTCATTCACAACTCCGACAATTTGTACAAGAGGTACAAAAATTAGACACATCAAAAATTTCTACCCCTATACGGGTAGTGTCGCTGGCTTCGAGAAAAAACTTATGCATCAATCCCAAAGTTCAAAAGCTGTCACCAACATCCGCAGTGAACGAAAAGTGCATTGAATTACAAG GGACTTCCGAAAAATGCCCTTACATGAAGGACGATACCCGGATTTGGGATTTTCGCGATGAAGTTCTCGCTGAAGTAATGGATATCGAAGACATGGTTGGTTTAGGACAAAAAATGCATGTCTGTCCGTATTATGGAGCAAGGGAAGCAGTCAATTCTTCTCAAATTGTAACATTACCATACCCGTTGCTTTTGCAGGAATCTGCTCGTAATTCGCTCAACCTTCCTTTGAAAGATAATATCTGCATTATCGATGAAGCACACAACATTATTGATGCAATTTGCTCTATGCATTCTTCCTCTATTTCCTACAAGCAAGTAAGCATGGCAGAGTTTCAGCTAGAGCAATATTTGAATCGCTTCAGCAAACGGCTTAACGGCACAAATAAAATGCATGTTCGGCAGTTGATGAAGGTTGTTGGAGAGctaaagaaatttcttgaaaaaaatataaaacaaaactcTACCAACAGAGTATTGCTGATTTCTTCGATGTTTGTGTCGCAATCTTCAGATCAAGTGAATTTGCATCATTTAATTGAGTATCTGTCTGTTTCAAAACTTGCAAGGAAGGTGGATGGGTATTCAAAGTTTCTGTCTAGATCCAAAGAAAACGTGTTGGACGAAGAATCACACGAGTCTGAGATAAAAAAGAGGGAAGCAAAAGGCAACAGCGAGCAAGAAGATAAATATACCCCTGTTTTGATGCAGCTTGAATCCTTCCTTTCTGCGATAGCGAATCCGTCGCCTGAAGGAAAGCTATTTTACGAAGCACAGGATTCCTCGAAtgcatttttgaaatacaTGCTTCTTGATCCATCCAAGCATTTTCAAAGCCTGACGGACCAATGCCGCTCCGTTACATTGGCAGGAGGAACAATGTCACCATTAGACGACTTTATCGAATTATTGTTTTCGGAATCCAAAAGTCGGATTGACGAATTTTCTTGCGGGCATATTGTACCGAAAGAAAACGTTTTGACGTTGTTGCTCTCGAAAGGGCCTTCGCAAGTACCATATGAGTTTTCCTACCAAAATCGCACCAGAGAAGATTTGACGAGAGAGCTTGGGAGAACGCTGGTAAACTTTACTTCACTGGTCCCCGATGGCGTGGTTGTGTTTTTCCCGAGTTTTTCGTATTTACAATTTATCACGGACGTTTGGAAGAATGACGGTATCTTGGAAAggcttcaaaagaagaagccGGTGTTTGTAGAATCAAAGGATCACAGCGAAAAAACGCTGAAATTGTTTGATGAATATAGCGAAATGGTGGAAGCTGGCCATGGAGGACTCTTGTTTTGTGTGATTGGGGGACGCTTGTCCGAAGGCATCAACTTTTCAGATCGTTTGGGAAGAGCAGTTGTCGTGGTAGGAATGCCATTTCCAAATGCACACGATATCGAATGGCAAACAAAAGTTGCGTATGTGGAAGAAAAGGTACGGTCAAAAGGACGAAACGCGAAACAGGCAGCACAACTGTTTTACGAAAACACATGTTTACGAGCAGTGAACCAAAGTATTGGAAGAGCCATTCGACATCAAAGAGACTATGCATGCATTCTTCTGTTGGATCATCGTTACAATAGGCCTAGCATACGAAGCAAACTGCCAGGATGGTTACAAGAACATTTGGAAGTTCCCAGCCAATTTGGACATGCCATTCGTCAGGTGTCTATGTTTTTTCGAACAAAAAGGCAGACCAAAGAATGA
- the rpl4101 gene encoding 60S ribosomal protein L41 codes for MRDKWRKKRVRRLKRRRRKMRARSK; via the exons ATGCGTGATAAATGGAGGAAAAAGCGCGTGAGACGCCTGAAGcgtagaagaagaaaaatgaggGCTAGATC TAAATAA
- a CDS encoding But2 family protein — translation MKFSLSAIALTLLGATSALANPISNSKRDLSPDQKFGIMSFHSGNIYVHLQTFYVGQSGHVYLSPYDNAKEGGSFHLKDSQLLYNNEPASLDKDGALVFQSSGSPLSGFDASEATNIGYELRLNGSSAVACPVANTNEVYQIFYGQGNNSKDCTGIATEAIVQT, via the coding sequence atgaagttttccTTGTCTGCTATTGCTCTTACTCTCCTTGGAGCCACTTCTGCTTTGGCTAATCCCATTTCCAATTCCAAGCGTGATTTGTCTCCAGACCAAAAGTTTGGTATTATGAGTTTTCATTCTGGTAATATATATGTTCACCTTCAAACTTTTTACGTTGGTCAATCTGGTCATGTTTACTTGTCTCCATATGACAACGCCAAGGAAGGTGGATCTTTCCACCTTAAGGACTCTCAATTACTCTACAACAATGAGCCTGCTTCTCTTGACAAGGACGGTGCTCTTGTTTTCCAATCCTCTGGTTCTCCCTTGTCTGGTTTCGATGCTAGCGAAGCGACTAACATCGGCTATGAGCTTCGTTTGAACGGCTCTTCTGCTGTCGCATGCCCTGTTGCTAACACTAACGAAGTCTATCAAATCTTCTATGGTCAAGGCAACAACAGCAAGGACTGTACCGGTATTGCTACTGAGGCCATTGTCCAAacataa